The proteins below are encoded in one region of Streptomyces marianii:
- a CDS encoding ABC transporter ATP-binding protein translates to MSHTPDPDDTDRTPLLRAEGLVKTHHGEGAPAHAVRGVDLSVRHGEFVAVSGPSGAGKSTLLHLLGGLQRPDSGSIWLDGECTDSYSEARWATERRRRIGIVFQFFNLVSNLTVADNVELPALLAGTGPRQARAEREKLLAELGLEGKARSMPGELSGGEQQRVALARALVNHPRLLLADEPAGSLDSKGTREVMRLLSRFHQRGQTILLVTHDARLASAADRVISFFDGRIADDAELGGTPARGTGLSGVLELKD, encoded by the coding sequence CGAGGGGCTCGTCAAGACCCACCATGGGGAGGGCGCCCCGGCCCACGCCGTGCGAGGGGTGGACCTGTCCGTGCGCCACGGGGAGTTCGTCGCCGTCAGCGGCCCCTCCGGGGCCGGCAAGTCGACCCTCCTGCACCTGCTCGGCGGACTGCAGCGGCCCGACAGCGGAAGCATCTGGCTCGACGGCGAGTGCACCGACTCCTACAGCGAGGCCCGGTGGGCGACCGAGCGGCGGCGCCGGATCGGCATCGTCTTCCAGTTCTTCAACCTCGTCTCCAACCTCACGGTCGCCGACAACGTCGAACTGCCCGCCCTGCTGGCCGGCACCGGCCCCCGGCAGGCGCGCGCCGAGCGCGAGAAGCTGCTCGCCGAGCTCGGTCTGGAGGGCAAGGCCCGCAGCATGCCGGGCGAGCTGTCCGGCGGTGAGCAGCAGCGTGTCGCACTGGCCCGCGCGCTGGTCAACCATCCCCGGCTGCTGCTGGCCGACGAGCCCGCCGGCAGCCTCGACAGCAAGGGCACCCGCGAGGTCATGCGCCTGCTGTCCCGCTTCCACCAGCGCGGCCAGACCATCCTGCTCGTCACCCATGACGCACGGCTCGCCAGCGCCGCCGACCGGGTCATCAGCTTCTTCGACGGCCGCATAGCCGACGACGCCGAGCTGGGCGGTACCCCCGCCCGGGGCACCGGGCTGTCCGGCGTCCTCGAACTGAAGGACTGA